The Mya arenaria isolate MELC-2E11 chromosome 15, ASM2691426v1 genomic sequence AAGGCGAACATTTAGGAGTTATCAAGCCATTTGGACGCATCACAACCACACGAGAATTTAACCAGCAATTcaataaatacttaaaagttttgtacaaaaaatatataatttactttaGCCTAACCTGATAACTATTTTAAACGGAATATGGAGTTTCATGGTCGATTCATGGTCGTTTTGACTTACTCTCagaaataagttaaatattaaatgattcaATATACACATCTCACcgatataccggcatacatccgaggttgttttcaatggaaaactGCCGGAGAGTTCCGAATGAGGCAAACTCATGTTATTGTGATCTTGTTCCAGACATAACGTCATGCTTGTGTTCGGCCTCCTTTGCTGCTGTGTAGCCATGGCAAACGCGTAAGTCGTTTGAATATTCGCACCgattatttgcaaatatttacagtaAAAAATACTGCCATCGCATTTGTTAAAACATGATTGAAACCATTACACTCGAAACCCGTTTGCTCAAAATCGATTGCctcgatttccttgttggctcgaattcgTTTTTTTTACACTATGTAAGCATTTCcgcatggctcgatattcgcgagcCTCGAAGTATTATGACCGGAACTttggatatcgagccaacataTTTCGACTGTATGTATAATTAAAAGAATTAACTTAACTAATAAGCATTATCAGActcaatatcaaacaaatgtggtataacataataatgaaaataaacttacGTAGTTCAATGTTATATTGGCTATGGGAACATGAACACGTGCTCATACTAGGTAATGGATACAAATAGTCGCAGAACTGGTTAGGAACCGCTTTTTTCGCCGGTATCAATTGTTCGCCCACCCTCTAAACTCTTTGATTAAAAAACACTCATTTTCTGAGCGGAAAGGGGTCTCTAAAAGTATGTTTACCAATAAGAATTGTTTTgtgcgaaaatatttttttatttcttttttactgTCATGAGACACAGCTtcgttttttattcaaaaacagtCCAATCCCGCTGGCTTGAACTCGTTTGGATCGAACTTGATATTAAGGAACGATTTTGCTTCACTGAATGTAACCATACCCACTCGGATCGAATTTCCCGTGATTCGAattattttggccggtccctgaGGGCTCGAGCCAGCGGGTTTCGACTGTTGttgataaactatttaaatgcaTTGGGTTGCATAAACTTAAAACTACATGAAGTATACAAGATGCCAGCGATCATCAGTTTAAGCAAGTCTTTCACATTGGGTATGTCTGGGGCGCATGTGCATTGTATTTTTTAcatgattgaaaatatattggtttTATATCACCGAATAGATTCATGTCGTATTTAAAAGTTGatgttgatttattaaaaatttaaacactgttttaacaCTAATTCGAGTAATGTGATTAACTTCGAGGTTACATAACAGTACTTTTCAAGGTAAGGCACTTccaacattatttcaataactgctaattaatgatttaattttccTATTATGGATTCTTATACATTGAAACTTGATTTCCTTTTCAGACAACCTCACTTTAATACTAGTACTATGAGGCATTATTTTGACATGAGCTTTGCCATTTACGATCACACACCCCATAACGGCGAGGTGGAGGAAAACGAATGGGACGCCACGGTATACAAGGACGATCTCAACAGTAAGAAGTCTGTATAGTACAGGGGTTGTCTCAACATCGCTAAACGGGAAAGGAGGGGGACAGtatgtcaataaataaaagtatgtcAATAAAAGTATGAATAGTTGAGGGGTTGTATCATCATCGCTTCACGGGAAAGGGGAGACAGTATGTCAATTAAAGTATGTATAGATGAGGGGTTGTATCATCATCGCTAAACGGGAGACAGTATGTCAATAAAAGTATGTATAGATGAGGGGTTGTATCGACATCGCTTAACGGGAAACGGAGAGACAGTATGTAAAAAACGTATGGATAGTTAAGGTTTTTTATCAACAACGCTCTTTTAGAGAGATGAGGGTTTTTTCCGTACAAACCTGAAATGCTGCGGATCTCACCAGCATGTACATAATTCAGTGtgcaaattattataatttccAGTAACACTTTCAATGGCTGTCCATGTGTATTGTGAAGCTTTTATGTAGACCAAGAACATTTCTTATAATAAATCATGATAATATAGTTTGTGCCTTTGATGTTGCAGACGACACATGTGTGACCTTAGAAGAATACACGCAAGTCCACAACTGCCCTGTTGCCGCATACTTGTTCAGCCATTATGACCACGATGGCGACAAGTGTCTCGATGTCGCAGATATGTCTGAAGAATTTCATGCCATTGACGACAAtagtatgtaaaacatttcaaacatggGAAAATTGTAGCAGTAATCATAACCAGGAGCAATCGTTTACATATTCCCATTTATTCGTGAATAGTCAGTTATTATGCTATTTCCTGCTTACGTGTAATCGTTAGGTAATTGATTACACTTTCATAAAGTGATGTTGTCACAACAAATTACTCAATACGTGGACcttaatcaaattaaatatttgaactcAGAGAAACAAACTACTCATTAGTATaatcatacatgtaacataaattattaatcaactattacgtatttgccGCGATACCGGGACAATAGTAGTACTAATACTTAACAAATGACGACAATATAAGCCAAATGTCGGCTAAAATGAGTTTCTGCCGTTCTGGTTACTAAACTCGCCATATATGGGATAAGACGAATGGATCATTTTCATTTGCTGTTCAAACTTTAGTCCTGAATGATTGCCTATCATCAATTTCATTGGCCGAAAATGAAGGttgtggtggtgttagtagtttatactccgggtcccagcgtgagcacattgaaggatcccagagtgacagttcaaccaccgcacacctatcctgggcagactatcaggcggttaaccagtactaggtgccttcacctctgcaaggaactgacaacttctgtacatgccaggggcagtggtacagtgcgaatagtcgtagaaaggatttcataacttATCACAACAGAAGTAACCTGGTCCGCCCGGAATCGAACCAAGGTTATCCGATTCACAGTcgaacgctctaccgattgagctaaccgggcggaccaATGAAGGTTGTGTTCTAAGAAAAGCCTTTTATATAGCCCCTACCAAAACATTCCGATACATCAGTCGTTGTTTCGATGACTTAGGTTATGAGAGAGGTAGTTTTATGGTAAAAGTGTCTGCAGCAGGCCTTCTGTTTTCGGAATACCTTGTAGGtcgcgtagagttttgtttccgcaactGGTGGTCATACCAGGCAtagtaatgttttataaatatagtatcctttattattttttcgttCCAAAAGCGTTAAATATTTGTGTCTTCGGGCGAAAAACATACTCTGTATCTCCATCACTACTCGACAACGTTAGCACCAGAGCAACAGGGCCTACACTtgtataaatatgtgcatttttcctatTTAAGAAGTacttattattgttgttgtgttCGGGCGTAAGTTCTATACATAATGGTTATATTTGAATACGAC encodes the following:
- the LOC128219473 gene encoding uncharacterized protein LOC128219473; its protein translation is MRHYFDMSFAIYDHTPHNGEVEENEWDATVYKDDLNNDTCVTLEEYTQVHNCPVAAYLFSHYDHDGDKCLDVADMSEEFHAIDDNKDNMVSLHEWEQYFIRLTMRLFPHGLPTIGS